A region from the Panicum hallii strain FIL2 chromosome 1, PHallii_v3.1, whole genome shotgun sequence genome encodes:
- the LOC112899423 gene encoding probable carbohydrate esterase At4g34215 translates to MLYGSQQSLHSSLSGSIVQHQPPISSRSPSSILHPIQANRAEQAGSSVPAWAMAATLQPVLPCFMLLLLLTAGAAGAGRHAGGRTLVFILAGQSNMSGRGGATSGTWDCVVPPECAPSPRILRLSPALRWEEAREPLHAGIDVGNVLGVGPGMPFAHAVLAASGKVVPAVGLVPCAQGGTPLANWTRGTELYDRMVTRARAALAKCGGAGELAAMLWYQGETDAMKKEDAELYQGRMEELVRDVRRDLGRPDLLVIQVGIATAQYGGKFLDRVREAQKAVTLSLPNVKYVDAMGLPIASDNTHLTTEAQVQLGNMLAKSYMETL, encoded by the coding sequence ATGCTTTACGGATCGCAACAATCTCTTCACTCATCTTTGTCTGGTTCGATCGTCCAACACCAACCACCCATATCTAGTCGCTCTCCGTCATCCATCCTCCATCCAATCCAAGCGAACAGAGCTGAGCAAGCGGGAAGCAGCGTGCCAGCGTGGGCAATGGCGGCGACGCTCCAGCCAGTGCTGCCCTGCTTCATGCTCCTGCTGCTCCTCACTGCCGGCGCCGCGGGGGCCGGGCGCCACGCCGGCGGCCGGACGCTGGTCTTCATCCTGGCGGGGCAGTCCAACAtgagcggccgcggcggcgccactAGCGGCACCTGGGACTGCGTCGTGCCACCCGAGtgcgcgccgtcgccgcgcaTCCTCCGCCTCTCCCCCGCGCTCCGCTGGGAGGAGGCGCGCGAGCCGCTGCACGCCGGCATCGACGTCGGCAACGTCCTCGGCGTCGGGCCCGGCATGCCCTTCGCCCACGCCGTCCTCGCCGCCAGCGGCAAGGTTGTCCCGGCTGTGGGGCTCGTTCCCTGCGCGCAGGGCGGCACGCCCCTCGCCAACTGGACGCGGGGCACGGAGCTGTACGACCGGATGGTGACGCGCGCCAGGGCGGCCCTGGCCAAGTGCGGCGGGGCGGGCGAGCTGGCTGCCATGCTGTGGTACCAGGGGGAGACCGACGCCATGAAGAAAGAGGACGCCGAACTCTACCAAGGGCGCATGGAGGAGCTGGTGCGCGACGTCCGCCGTGACCTCGGCCGGCCCGATCTCCTCGTCATCCAGGTCGGGATCGCGACGGCACAGTACGGCGGCAAGTTCCTCGACCGCGTCAGGGAAGCCCAGAAGGCCGTCACGCTCTCGCTCCCGAATGTCAAGTACGTCGACGCCATGGGGCTGCCCATTGCGAGTGACAACACGCATCTTACCACCGAGGCTCAGGTCCAGCTCGGCAACATGCTAGCCAAGTCCTACATGGAAACTCTGTAA